From the genome of Bombina bombina isolate aBomBom1 unplaced genomic scaffold, aBomBom1.pri scaffold_1289, whole genome shotgun sequence, one region includes:
- the LOC128643714 gene encoding transcobalamin-2-like, which yields MARIWPVLLVVLQYFSVPVDVCQIPEENTRLTQSLNLKLLRSTLDVSAEPNPSVYVGLRLSDDHSLVREEEYLERLKVSLKTITSTKGQDQEKLSTGILALHLLAMKSSCEDMNTPERKKLITQLKRKLHDEKTHLGICSLTLQ from the exons ATGGCTCGCATTTGGCCAGTTTTGTTGGTGGTATTGCAGTATTTCAGTGTGCCGGTGGATGTATGCC AAATTCCAGAGGAAAATACACGCTTGACTCAGTCTTTGAATCTAAAACTGTTGAGGTCTACACTTGATGTTTCTGCTGAGCCCAACCCTAGTGTCTATGTTGGACTTCGTCTCTCTGATGATCATAGCCTGGTGAGAGAGGAAGAGTATCTTGAAAGGCTGAAGGTGTCTCTTAAGACCATTACAAG caCAAAAGGACAAGACCAAGAAAAGTTAAGTACAGGAATTCTAGCACTTCATTTATTGGCAATGAAGTCTTCATGTGAGGACATGAATACTCCAGAAAGAAAGAAGCTCATCACGCAACTTAAACGCAAACTTCACGATGAGAAGACACATCTAGGTATATGTTCTTTGACTTTACAGTGA